A part of Ziziphus jujuba cultivar Dongzao chromosome 8, ASM3175591v1 genomic DNA contains:
- the LOC107414324 gene encoding peroxisomal membrane protein 11B gives MNDTVDKLVVFLAKRDGIDKLVKTFQYVSKLVNWHVEATNPDIAQRFKQWEVASGLSRKAFRTGRFLTGFNALRRNPGSSPTFKFLAVLANAGEMVYFFFDHILWLSRIGTLDAKLARRMSFVSAFGESFGYIFFIISDFIALKDGIQAQRKLVGSLEGGKSNNSNNKDVSESIRKIKVDRVMRLMAVAANIADLIIALADIEPNPFCNHAVTLGISGLVSAWAGWYRNWPS, from the coding sequence ATGAACGACACCGTAGACAAACTCGTCGTCTTCCTAGCGAAGAGAGACGGCATAGACAAGTTGGTGAAGACCTTCCAATACGTCTCCAAGCTCGTGAACTGGCACGTCGAAGCCACCAATCCAGACATAGCCCAGAGATTCAAGCAATGGGAGGTTGCTTCGGGGCTCAGTCGAAAAGCCTTCCGTACCGGTCGGTTTCTCACCGGCTTCAACGCCTTGAGACGAAATCCCGGTTCGTCTCCGACATTCAAGTTCTTGGCTGTTCTTGCAAATGCTGGAGAGATGGTCTACTTCTTCTTTGACCACATTCTTTGGCTCTCAAGAATTGGAACCTTGGACGCCAAGTTAGCCAGGAGGATGAGCTTCGTATCGGCTTTCGGTGAGTCATTTGGGTACATTTTCTTCATCATATCTGATTTCATTGCATTGAAAGATGGGATTCAAGCGCAGAGGAAATTGGTGGGTAGTTTGGAAGGCGGGAAatctaataatagtaataataaagatGTGAGTGAGAGTATAAGGAAGATTAAAGTGGATAGAGTTATGAGATTAATGGCTGTGGCGGCTAATATTGCTGACTTGATTATAGCTTTGGCAGATATCGAACCAAATCCATTTTGCAACCATGCTGTTACACTTGGTATCAGTGGATTGGTCTCTGCATGGGCTGGTTGGTATAGAAACTGGCCATCGTAA
- the LOC107414303 gene encoding cell number regulator 6 isoform X2, whose amino-acid sequence MADGTGNSHYVKLTKDQAPVEDIRPGELNQPIEVPQLNVRKCNECGQPLPESFEPPADEPWTTGIFGCSEDRDSCLTGLFCPCVLFGRNVESLREDTPWTTPCMCHAVCIEGGMAVAAATAIIHGVDPRTSFLICEGLLFAWWMCGIYTGLVRQSLQKKYHLKNSPCDPCLVHCCLHWCALCQEHREMKGRLAENVVMPMTIVNPPPAQEMKSGDDHQPSAPSSANNNSEHTDLEMQPL is encoded by the exons ATGGCGGATGGGACTGGTAATTCGCATTACGTTAAGCTGACCAAAGATCAAGCGCCTGTGGAAGATATTAGGCCTGGAGAGCTTAATCAGCCCATTGAAGTCCCTCAG TTGAATGTGCGCAAGTGCAATGAATGTGGGCAGCCTCTCCCTGAAAGCTTTGAACCTCCTGCTGATGAACCTTGGACAACTGGGATCTTTGGCTGTTCTGAAGATAGAGATAGTT GCTTGACAGGACTATTCTGTCCATGTGTTTTATTTGGCCGTAATGTTGAAAGCTTAAGAGAAGATACCCCTTGGACTACACCTTGCATGTGCCATGCAGTTTGCATTGAAGGTGGCATGGCTGTGGCAGCAGCAACTGCGATCATCCATGGTGTTGACCCGAGGACTTCATTTCTCATCTGTGAGGGACTATTGTTTGCTTGGTGGATGTGTGGCATTTACACAGGTCTTGTTCGGCAGTCATTGCAAAAGAAATATCATCTGAAG AACTCGCCGTGTGATCCATGCTTGGTGCACTGCTGCTTGCACTGGTGTGCTCTGTGTCAGGAGCACAGGGAGATGAAGGGGCGGCTCGCAGAAAATGTTGTGATGCCGATGACGATCGTGAACCCTCCCCCTGCTCAAGAGATGAAGTCCGGTGATGACCACCAGCCTTCTGCGCCATCCTCTGCTAACAACAACAGCGAGCATACAGATTTGGAAATGCAGCCATTGTAG
- the LOC107414303 gene encoding cell number regulator 6 isoform X1: MADGTGNSHYVKLTKDQAPVEDIRPGELNQPIEVPQLNVRKCNECGQPLPESFEPPADEPWTTGIFGCSEDRDSCLTGLFCPCVLFGRNVESLREDTPWTTPCMCHAVCIEGGMAVAAATAIIHGVDPRTSFLICEGLLFAWWMCGIYTGLVRQSLQKKYHLKPSVSYWTWNSPCDPCLVHCCLHWCALCQEHREMKGRLAENVVMPMTIVNPPPAQEMKSGDDHQPSAPSSANNNSEHTDLEMQPL, from the exons ATGGCGGATGGGACTGGTAATTCGCATTACGTTAAGCTGACCAAAGATCAAGCGCCTGTGGAAGATATTAGGCCTGGAGAGCTTAATCAGCCCATTGAAGTCCCTCAG TTGAATGTGCGCAAGTGCAATGAATGTGGGCAGCCTCTCCCTGAAAGCTTTGAACCTCCTGCTGATGAACCTTGGACAACTGGGATCTTTGGCTGTTCTGAAGATAGAGATAGTT GCTTGACAGGACTATTCTGTCCATGTGTTTTATTTGGCCGTAATGTTGAAAGCTTAAGAGAAGATACCCCTTGGACTACACCTTGCATGTGCCATGCAGTTTGCATTGAAGGTGGCATGGCTGTGGCAGCAGCAACTGCGATCATCCATGGTGTTGACCCGAGGACTTCATTTCTCATCTGTGAGGGACTATTGTTTGCTTGGTGGATGTGTGGCATTTACACAGGTCTTGTTCGGCAGTCATTGCAAAAGAAATATCATCTGAAG CCTTCTGTCAGTTACTGGACGTGG AACTCGCCGTGTGATCCATGCTTGGTGCACTGCTGCTTGCACTGGTGTGCTCTGTGTCAGGAGCACAGGGAGATGAAGGGGCGGCTCGCAGAAAATGTTGTGATGCCGATGACGATCGTGAACCCTCCCCCTGCTCAAGAGATGAAGTCCGGTGATGACCACCAGCCTTCTGCGCCATCCTCTGCTAACAACAACAGCGAGCATACAGATTTGGAAATGCAGCCATTGTAG
- the LOC107414313 gene encoding dynein light chain 1, cytoplasmic, with the protein MERAEAENERRSRRAAAKQRQVILRHHAHLALPPPPITTIVRAPSSEAKLAAIAIDLNVRLRAADMPASLQERAFRFARALLDANPQEKRPNPTHLAMSLKKEFDSVYGPAWHCIVGKSFGSFVTHSSGGFVYFSVEKLSFLVFKTQVRPVVQSRRQINFVTKT; encoded by the exons ATGGAGAGGGCGGAGGCAGAGAATgaaagaagaagtagaagagCAGCAGCAAAGCAGAGGCAAGTGATTCTGAGGCATCATGCTCACCTTGCTTTACCACCTCCTCCGATAACGACAATCGTAAGAGCTCCGTCGAGCGAGGCGAAGCTAGCCGCCATAGCTATCGATTTGAACGTACGCCTCAGGGCGGCCGATATGCCCGCCTCCCTGCAAGAGCGCGCCTTCCGATTCGCCAGAGCGCTTCTCGACGCAAATCCTCAGGAGAAGCGTCCCAATCCCACCCACTTGGCCATGTCCCTCAAGAAG gAATTCGATTCGGTGTACGGTCCGGCATGGCATTGCATTGTTGGGAAGAGCTTTGGATCGTTTGTGACTCATTCCAGTGGAGGATTTGTGTATTTTTCGGTGGAGAAACTGAGTTTTCTTGTGTTCAAGACCCAAGTTCGGCCGGTCGTTCAGAGTCGTCGTCAAATCAACTTTGTTACCAAAACTTAG